The genomic window TCGCCTATAATTGTCTGATGCAGAAGCACGTGATTAAGAACACTTCCTAAAGCATAGTTTGTATCGTCTCTCTGGACAGCCATTTCAACTGCTTCGCTGATTGCAATCCCAAGGGCTCCCGGTGAATTCGGATCCTCTGCAAGAATTCTTCTTCCTGCTTCTGTGAGGTTCGAGGGACTTGCAATTACATCTGCCCCGAAGAGCTGCATGAACGACTTTCTGTACGGCTTCTGCTGGAAACTAACTTTAACCATAAATACCTGACATTCCATTCCGAAATGGTTGCATGCCTGCGAAAGGGCTGATCCCCACTGCCCGGCTCCTGTCTCAGTTACCAGCCTCTTTATGCCTGCTTTCTTGTTGTAATATGCCTGCGCAATTGCCGTGTTTGTCTTGTGGCTTCCTGAAGGATTGGAACCTTCATACTTAAAGAATATTTTTGCCGGGGTCTTCAGATGCTCTTCCAGACGGTATGCCCTTATTAAAGGACTCGGACGGCTTATGGCGTACATGTCCAGAATTTCATCCGGAATTTCAATATATCTTTTTGTGCTCATTTCCTGCTCAATGAGCTCCATCGGGAAAATTGCCGAAAGATCCTGCGGCCCTGCGGGCTGCTTTGTCACCGGATTGAGTGGTGCTGCCAAAGGTTCGCCCAGGTCGGCTAAAATGTTGTAGTAATAAATCGGCATTTCCTTTACGTCGAGGTTGATTCTGTTCTGTTTCATTGTAGTCTCCGTTGTATGTTTTGTTTTAATAAAATTTTTTTCTTTAAGTGACTTTATGTCCCGGCCAAAAAAAAAGCCGCAAGAATGTCTCACGGCTTTAAAACGAAAAAGCCGTGAATAGTTGTTTCACTATTCACGGCCATATAAAATTCAGTATATATATTTAAGCGAAGAATAGCGAAACACAGATGTTCCACCACCAACGCCAGGTGTTATTTACATTGTTTAATATGTAATTATTTGCTTTCATTACTTCAAATATATACCTAAAAATTAAAATCTACAAATTATTTTTTGACCCCAGTTATAAATTTATGAAAATTTATTTTGGTGGAGTCCCTTTTCAGAATTCCGGAGGAATGACTTGTCTGTAGGAAAAGGATATATCCCAAAAACATTTTAGAGCCCTGGAAGGGCGACATGTAATAAGGAAATGAAACGTGCATACCCCTGATACAAATCGCTCCTCCGGAGCTCTGAAGAGGGGGGTGGGAACATTCTTCTGCTACAGACAAATCATCCCTCCGGGATTCTATAAATACCAAATTATGCTAACGCCTGAATCCCGGCTACTGCCTAATGCCTTGATGAAATTTAATTTTTATGGATATATTATTAATGAATGGGATTATAAATGAATGAAATAATAATAGGGAGGAACTATGTTAAGAAGCGTGAAAACCCTCGAAGGCTATAAAATACACGCCCTCGACGGCGAAATTGGCGAAGTTAATGACTTCTTTTTTGATGATGTATCGTGGAATATACGCTACTTCGTTGTGGATACCGGTACCTGGCTTCAGAAACGACTGGTTCTCATTTCCCCTCATTCACTGGGAAAACCGGACTGGAAGGAAAAACGCTTCCCGGTTAACCTGACTAAGGAAAAAATCCAGAACAGCCCCTCTGTCGACGTTGCCAGACCCGTCTCTCGCCAGCAGGAGACCGACTTAAGCGACTATTACGGCTGGCCTTACTACTGGACGGGCTTGGGCGCCGGGTTCCCCGGTGCTATACCTCCTGTGCCCCCAAACCTTAACACGCCCGACCAGGGCTTTGTTACAGATAAAAATACCAGAGATGAAAACCAGAGGGAAACTGACCCCCACCTAAGAAGCGCACGCGATATAATAGACTATAAAATTCAGGCGGATGACGATAAAATTGGCAACGTCGAGGACTTTATCCTCGAAGACGACCTCTGGAGCATCCGCTATATGGTGGTCGATACCGGCAAGTGGCTCCTTCCCGGCAAAAAAGTGCTCATTGCACTCCCCTGGATACAGGATATCGACTGGAGCGATTCATTGGTCTATGTGAACCTTACAGCGGCCGAGGTGGAGCAGAGCCCTGAATATCATCCCGACAGAATCATAAATAAGGAGTTCGAGGCCGGCCTCTTCAAACATTATAACAGGCCGGTACCCTGGAAGTAAAATAAAAAAGGTCTGGAAGGCTGATCCTTCCAGACCTGCTAAAAACTATTTAAGCTTGAACTGGTAGGGCATTACCATGCGGACCCTTACCGGCTTGCCTTTCTGCATTCCGGGGTTCCAATTGCCCATAAGTTTTGTCACCCTTACAGCCTCTTCGTCGCATCCGCCGCCAATGCCTTTAACCACCTTAATATCACTCATACTCCCGTCTTTCTCAATAATAAAGCCTACCATTACTTTACCCTGTACGCCCTCTTTTTTAGCAGCCTGGGGATACACTACATTGCTGGATATGAACTCCAGAACCGCATTTACTCCGCCGGGGTAAGATGGCATCTGGTCTACAAACGTGTACGGCTCTTCCTGCTGAAGAGACGTATCTGCAGCCGGGGATGTCTTTGCAATTGCAGTAATGTCTCTTCCGCCGTTGGTCATGCCGAAGAACATTACTACAAGCATCATTAACGGAATGGAAAGAAGAAATTTAACTTTTGCATTCTTGGATGACCTTTTTTGTGCCAGCATTTCGAACCTCCTTTTTAAGAGTGAATTGAAATTGTTCGTCATTGAATTTCCGCCTGCTCTGAAGGCGAAAGCCAGAAGCGTGGATTTATATTCTGTGCTGTCTGTGCCGTTATTTATAACTTCCGTATCGGCTATAAATTCATGCTGTGCCTCAAGCTCTCTTTTCATGAGCCATACAAAAGGGTTGAACCACTGCAGAATTGTAAGAGCCTCAAAGAAGATAATGTCAACCGAGTGGAGGCTTTTTATATGCGCCTCCTCGTGCAGTATCAGTGTCGAAAGCGCCGGGTCCTCCAGGTTTCCCTTGGGAAGAAATATTGTTTTGAAAAATGAGAAGGGTGAATGCCCCTCGTCAAGCAGAATTGTCTTGTGCCCCTGAATAATTACCGGGGCGCTGTAGTCTCCCAGCTTTGAGATCTGGTACAGCCTCCACAAAAATCTTGCAAGTAATGCTGCGGAAATTATGAGGTAACCGGTCCATAAAAGGTAATAGGGATCAATACCGCTATCTGCGGCTTTTGTGCTGCTGCCTATAAGTACGGGCTCAAGATAAAGCGTAATGGTTCTTCCTGCATCACCCGAAGGAAGACTGAACCTGAAGAGGGGAACCGTGATGGAAAAAATTCCCGCCATTAAAAGATACACCCTGTTCATATAGTGCACGGTTTCTTTTTTAAGGCGCGCCATGTAGAACAGGTAAAAGATCATGAAGCTGAAGGACGACTGCAAAAGGTAAAATTCAAAAGAGTTCATTTTATTTCCCGTTAATTGTTTTTCTTTTTAGTCCCGTTTTCTTTCTTTGCCTTAATTTCTTTCTGGAGCATCTTCATTATCTCTTCCATTTCATTTACATCCATTTCTTCCTCCTTGCTGAAGAAAGAAACCATGCCTGCAAATGAATTCGAGAAGTATCCCTTAAGGAAGCCTTTAAGATGGTCCCTTGTATAATTCTCCTTTGTAACTATGGGGTAATACTCGTGCGTGTTGCCGTAGGCCTTGTGCGATACAAAGCCTTTCTTCTCAAGTATCCTTACAATTGTTGAAACCGTCGTATAGGCCGGCTTGGGCTCCGGAAGCTCTTTAATGATGTCGTTTACAAATCCCTTCCCAAGCCCCCAGAGTATCTGCATAATCTGTTCCTCGGCCTTTGTCATTTCTTTAGTTTTCAATTTATTCCTCTCTGTAATTTATTAATACAATGTAAGTGCAGGGTGAAACTGACGGTGCTTCCCCTGAAATTTCTACTCTACTGCACTCCGGCAGGCCGGTCCCTTCCGTCATCAACCTCCCGTTCCTCTTTTGCCTGATAACTATTGAATAAATAACTCAGTGATAACGCCAGATACCTGGAATTATGCGGCATGAAATGACCTTTGGAACTGAAATCATTTGCATAAGTTTCATAAATGACATCAGCTTTATTTAAGACGTCATATATCGATAACGTTACTCTTAAACTGTTAGCCAGAAACCGCCTTGAAAGTGAAATACCAAGATCCGTCGTGCTGCTCCTTTTATTTCTCTGCGACTTTGACTCCGGGCGGTAGGAAAACGACACGGATGCATTTGCCTTGTACCAGAGATTAAAGCTTGCGTATGAGGACAGGTAAAGGTTTGTCTTGTTTTCAGACAGGTCTTCCTGCATGTAAGTGCCTTTCTGTATGAACCTGCTTACATTTATTCTGGTATTCAGCGTCGGGAACCACTTAGGCAGTTGTACCGGCGAAGATTTCCCGCTGCTTAAGTTAAGGCTTAGCTCAATTCCAAATTCCTGCGTCTTTGGCCCGTTTATGTATGTGGAAAATAAAACCGTGTCCTGCATCATCGTCTGGGCGCTTATAATTTTGCCTTTCGAATCATAATAAAACAAAGTGAAGTACGGCATCAGCCCTGCGGAAATTGAATTTGTGTAAACAGGATCCAGCTTTGAATTTCCTTTGCTGGCTGAATAGGGAGAATTATTTCTCCTGAAGGGATTTAAATATCTCATCTCGGGCCTTTGTACCCTTCTGGAATAGTTTACAAAAAGCTGCATCATGTTTATGTTATATGAAAGATTAACAGACGGGTAAATACTGTAGTAATCTGTTGCAAAATTTTCTCCGCTTACTGTCTGCAGCCCTTCGGTATACGCTTTCTCTCCCCTGAGGCCAAGCCTGTAGTTGATGCCCAGGGCCTTACCCGAGTAAAGAAGATATACAGAATGAATACTCTCTTTATAATTAAACGTGTTGCTGAAATCCAGACTGTCCAGCCATGCATCCTGGAGGTAACTGAAATACAGGTTAGCGTATTCATTCGACCTGTTCCTGAACGTAAAGTTATAGCCGGTTTCAAACCTGGCCGACTTACTGAACGGATTCACATATGCCGCCTTAAAGATAGCGGTATTATTCTTCATCTGCTCATTCTGTTTCTGCAGATAAGGATAGTCTTTCCTGTAGTCATATTTAGTCGATATATTATAAAAATCATCCTGCCCTATATTTGCATAGTAAATGTCGGAAGTCACTTCGCAGCCTTCACTGTTTATCTTATTCCGGTAGAATCCGGTAAGTGTATAAGTGGCGTATTTTGTATCCTGGTCAGATCCGTAGCTGTATCTGGTATCCTGCAGCAGGTAACTTTCTCTGCGCAGTGAATTGTCAGAATAGTCTATATTCATTTTCTGATTTGTCATCGCAGTAGACAATGAAAAGAAATTGGATTCATCAGGCTCATAATCCATTCCGAGTTTCAGATCATAGAAATTGCTAAGCACACTTCCGTCGCCTGCTGATGTTGCAACGGATGTCCCGGCAGCGCTTTTCGAAATTAAGTACCGGCAGGAGGAAGATTTTTCTATATAATGTCCGTAAGTCAGATTTGTAAATATATTTATCTTCCCGCTTTTATAGTTCAGTGCTAAAGATGGCCTGGTATTTTCTTTGGAAGCTTGCCTTAAAGAGATGAAGCCGCTGAAAGAATCGAAGAGGTTCCTCTTTGAAATGAGGTTCAGAATTCCCGCATCGCCTTCAGGGTCGTCCTTGGCCGAAGGGGAAGAAACTACTTCAATTTTCTCAATCAGCTCTGCCGGCATCTGCGAAAGATACTCATCATTAAACTGGAAAGGCTTGCCGTCTACAAGTATTTTAACCCCGGCTCTTCCCCTGATCGTTATTTTGTTTGTAACAGGTTCAATCTCAACTGCCCCCACTGTTTTCAGGGCCTCGGCAACACTGGAAGGTGAAACGGGAAGTTTATCAATATTTATAACCTGCTTATCCACGTAATATTCAATCGGGGGCTTTTCTCCTTTAATTACTATGGTTTTCAGCGTAATTGAACCAGGGACTAATCTGATTTCCCCCAGGTTCAGTGTATCATTACCCGCAAAACTTACCTCAAAGCGCTTTGTCTCATAGCCTATCAGAGAAAACTGCACAACTGCGCTATCCGGCATAACTTTGCGGAGGGAAAAATATCCATTATTGTCAGAAATGGTACCTGCGGCAATTTTATTGCTGCTTTTGTTTATTACTGCCACTGTTACTCCGGGAAGCGGACTTTTAAGCAATTCACCATCAAGCACCCGGCCTTTAATTGAGAACGTTTTTCCGCTTTGAGAAAAAACAACTGAGGTACAAAACAGGACCAGAACAAGAATGAAATGTCGCATGAGATTATCCTTTTTTATGTGCAATTAGTACCTGAATAAACTGTATCCGCTAAAGGACGCCAAAATAAAAGCAAAATCATTCTTAATTTGAAAAGACCCCACCAGGCCGGTCTCATTGATGTCAACTGCAATATATAACTAAACTTTTAGTTAGTCAACGACTTTTTTAATCCCCTAACTATTTTTTTAGTAGAATTGTGATTTAAGCGGCGCCCTCAAGGAGCCTCGGAGAAAGAAAGAGGCCCCACACCCTTCTTCAGAGCTTCGGAGAAGCAAATTGTCTGTAGAAAAAGGATGATCAACAAAGAAAGCCGGAGCTCCGGAGGCGCGACTTGTATGCCGGGTATAAACATAAATTCAACAT from Ignavibacteria bacterium includes these protein-coding regions:
- a CDS encoding PRC-barrel domain containing protein codes for the protein MLRSVKTLEGYKIHALDGEIGEVNDFFFDDVSWNIRYFVVDTGTWLQKRLVLISPHSLGKPDWKEKRFPVNLTKEKIQNSPSVDVARPVSRQQETDLSDYYGWPYYWTGLGAGFPGAIPPVPPNLNTPDQGFVTDKNTRDENQRETDPHLRSARDIIDYKIQADDDKIGNVEDFILEDDLWSIRYMVVDTGKWLLPGKKVLIALPWIQDIDWSDSLVYVNLTAAEVEQSPEYHPDRIINKEFEAGLFKHYNRPVPWK
- a CDS encoding BlaI/MecI/CopY family transcriptional regulator is translated as MTKAEEQIMQILWGLGKGFVNDIIKELPEPKPAYTTVSTIVRILEKKGFVSHKAYGNTHEYYPIVTKENYTRDHLKGFLKGYFSNSFAGMVSFFSKEEEMDVNEMEEIMKMLQKEIKAKKENGTKKKNN
- a CDS encoding outer membrane beta-barrel protein codes for the protein MRHFILVLVLFCTSVVFSQSGKTFSIKGRVLDGELLKSPLPGVTVAVINKSSNKIAAGTISDNNGYFSLRKVMPDSAVVQFSLIGYETKRFEVSFAGNDTLNLGEIRLVPGSITLKTIVIKGEKPPIEYYVDKQVINIDKLPVSPSSVAEALKTVGAVEIEPVTNKITIRGRAGVKILVDGKPFQFNDEYLSQMPAELIEKIEVVSSPSAKDDPEGDAGILNLISKRNLFDSFSGFISLRQASKENTRPSLALNYKSGKINIFTNLTYGHYIEKSSSCRYLISKSAAGTSVATSAGDGSVLSNFYDLKLGMDYEPDESNFFSLSTAMTNQKMNIDYSDNSLRRESYLLQDTRYSYGSDQDTKYATYTLTGFYRNKINSEGCEVTSDIYYANIGQDDFYNISTKYDYRKDYPYLQKQNEQMKNNTAIFKAAYVNPFSKSARFETGYNFTFRNRSNEYANLYFSYLQDAWLDSLDFSNTFNYKESIHSVYLLYSGKALGINYRLGLRGEKAYTEGLQTVSGENFATDYYSIYPSVNLSYNINMMQLFVNYSRRVQRPEMRYLNPFRRNNSPYSASKGNSKLDPVYTNSISAGLMPYFTLFYYDSKGKIISAQTMMQDTVLFSTYINGPKTQEFGIELSLNLSSGKSSPVQLPKWFPTLNTRINVSRFIQKGTYMQEDLSENKTNLYLSSYASFNLWYKANASVSFSYRPESKSQRNKRSSTTDLGISLSRRFLANSLRVTLSIYDVLNKADVIYETYANDFSSKGHFMPHNSRYLALSLSYLFNSYQAKEEREVDDGRDRPAGVQ
- a CDS encoding TrpB-like pyridoxal phosphate-dependent enzyme, with the translated sequence MKQNRINLDVKEMPIYYYNILADLGEPLAAPLNPVTKQPAGPQDLSAIFPMELIEQEMSTKRYIEIPDEILDMYAISRPSPLIRAYRLEEHLKTPAKIFFKYEGSNPSGSHKTNTAIAQAYYNKKAGIKRLVTETGAGQWGSALSQACNHFGMECQVFMVKVSFQQKPYRKSFMQLFGADVIASPSNLTEAGRRILAEDPNSPGALGIAISEAVEMAVQRDDTNYALGSVLNHVLLHQTIIGEEAKLQMEKAGEYPDVVIACVGGGSNFAGLSFSFLKDKLAGEKKDLQVIAVEPASCPTLTKGEFMYDFGDEAGMTPMMKMYTLGHKYVPPSIHAGGLRYHGMSPIISHLYNKGIITAEAYQQNDVFEAARTFARTEGIVPAPESSHAIKAAIEQANLCKESGEAKTILFNLSGHGFLDLGAYDAFLKGELENYEMPEDTINGFLKQVPEIA
- a CDS encoding M56 family metallopeptidase, encoding MNSFEFYLLQSSFSFMIFYLFYMARLKKETVHYMNRVYLLMAGIFSITVPLFRFSLPSGDAGRTITLYLEPVLIGSSTKAADSGIDPYYLLWTGYLIISAALLARFLWRLYQISKLGDYSAPVIIQGHKTILLDEGHSPFSFFKTIFLPKGNLEDPALSTLILHEEAHIKSLHSVDIIFFEALTILQWFNPFVWLMKRELEAQHEFIADTEVINNGTDSTEYKSTLLAFAFRAGGNSMTNNFNSLLKRRFEMLAQKRSSKNAKVKFLLSIPLMMLVVMFFGMTNGGRDITAIAKTSPAADTSLQQEEPYTFVDQMPSYPGGVNAVLEFISSNVVYPQAAKKEGVQGKVMVGFIIEKDGSMSDIKVVKGIGGGCDEEAVRVTKLMGNWNPGMQKGKPVRVRMVMPYQFKLK